From Arcobacter sp. LA11, the proteins below share one genomic window:
- a CDS encoding exopolyphosphatase, with amino-acid sequence MSLRKYRLITRSDMDGLVCATLLKYIGVVDEIIFVHPKDMQDGKIPVTSRDITTNLPYVEGVHLCFDHHFSETLRNVSRPNHIIYPDAPSAAEVVYQYYGGDEKFPVHFKDIMAASNKADSAAFSREDILNPKGWDLLSFLMDSRTGLGRFKDFSISNYQLMMDLIDYCATHTIEEILELKDVKERVDLYFEYEKEFRQQTKRTSTLKDNIVIIDQREEGILYPGNRFLVYAIYPKVNVSIHILWGKDKQNIVYSVGKSIINKTSNTNVGELMLKHGGGGHKAAGGCQPLLEDAEEVLEDIIKQLNEDG; translated from the coding sequence TTGGAGTTGTAGATGAAATAATTTTTGTTCATCCAAAAGATATGCAAGATGGTAAAATTCCTGTTACTTCCCGTGATATAACTACAAATCTTCCTTATGTAGAAGGTGTTCATTTATGTTTTGATCACCATTTTTCAGAAACGCTTAGAAATGTAAGTAGACCAAATCATATTATATACCCAGATGCACCAAGTGCAGCAGAAGTTGTATATCAATATTATGGTGGAGATGAAAAGTTCCCTGTTCATTTTAAAGATATAATGGCTGCATCAAATAAAGCGGATAGTGCTGCTTTTTCAAGAGAAGACATTTTAAATCCTAAAGGTTGGGATTTATTGAGTTTCTTGATGGATTCAAGAACTGGACTTGGAAGATTTAAAGATTTTAGTATTTCTAACTATCAGTTAATGATGGATCTAATTGATTATTGTGCAACACATACAATTGAAGAAATTTTAGAATTAAAAGATGTAAAAGAGAGAGTAGATTTATATTTTGAATATGAAAAAGAGTTTAGACAACAAACTAAACGGACATCAACTTTAAAAGATAACATTGTAATAATTGACCAAAGAGAAGAAGGGATTTTATATCCTGGCAATAGATTTCTAGTTTATGCTATTTATCCTAAAGTTAATGTATCTATACATATCTTATGGGGAAAAGATAAACAAAATATAGTTTACAGTGTTGGTAAGTCAATAATAAATAAAACATCAAATACAAATGTTGGAGAATTAATGCTTAAACATGGTGGTGGTGGACATAAAGCTGCTGGGGGTTGCCAACCTTTACTTGAAGATGCGGAAGAAGTTTTAGAAGATATTATAAAACAATTAAATGAAGATGGATAA